A genomic window from Candidatus Woesearchaeota archaeon includes:
- a CDS encoding SDR family oxidoreductase: MSISSKTMKKYKLFITGGSGMLGSALCFELGKSYEITASYNSFPVSFANAEFVKIELSDYQESERIISGAKPDFLIHAAAITNVDLCEENPILAEKINAEATENIAKICREHRIKMVYISTDYIFDGKRGNYSEKDIPSPINVYAKTKYEGELNVSKTLDDFLIIRTSLFGWNIESKKSFVE, encoded by the coding sequence ATGAGCATTTCTTCAAAGACGATGAAAAAATATAAGCTTTTTATAACAGGCGGAAGCGGGATGCTTGGCTCAGCCCTCTGTTTTGAATTGGGAAAATCATATGAGATTACTGCATCCTACAATTCATTTCCTGTGAGTTTTGCAAATGCAGAATTTGTAAAGATTGAGCTTTCTGATTACCAGGAATCTGAGCGCATAATCTCAGGTGCAAAGCCGGATTTTCTGATTCACGCAGCAGCAATCACAAATGTTGATTTGTGCGAGGAAAATCCCATTCTTGCAGAAAAAATCAATGCAGAGGCAACTGAAAACATCGCTAAAATCTGCCGCGAGCACAGGATAAAAATGGTTTACATCTCAACTGACTACATATTTGACGGGAAAAGGGGAAATTATTCTGAAAAAGACATTCCCTCGCCGATAAATGTTTATGCAAAGACAAAATATGAAGGCGAACTTAATGTGTCAAAAACTCTTGATGATTTTCTGATAATAAGGACATCGCTTTTTGGATGGAACATTGAGAGCAAGAAGAGCTTTGTGGAATAG